TTGCCGCAAATCGGCTGGATGAAACTGCGCTGGCTACGTTGGGTAGCCGAACGTGGAGAGTGGAAAACATTTGCCAATTATTACGACCCCGGGCTGAAGTTCACTGAACTGGACTGCCTGTACGGTCAATACCTGTTCAACCAGGGCATGCGAAAGGAAGCTCATGCTGCCGCTGAAAAGCTCTGGTTGGTGGGCAAATCACAACCCAACGCCTGTGATCCACTATTTCAGCGCTGGGCAGCTGACGGCCAACTGACCGAAGAAAAACGCTGGCAACGGGCCAAGCTGGCAGCAGAAGCCCGCAACTATGGCCTGGTGACCCACCTCAGCAAAACCCTGACGACTCTCAGCAACCAAGGCCAACTGCTCCTGCAAGTGGCTCAAAAACCCGAACTGCTTAAGCAGACCGGGCGCATTACCCAAACCGATCACGCCACGGGTGATGTTGTCAGTCTTGGCCTGCGCCGTTTGGCCCGCCAAGATCCCGAAGCTGCGCTCAGCCTGCTGGATGGCTATACCCAGCGCATGAAGTTTTCCAAAGATGAGCAAGTCGCCATCGCCCGTGAAATCGGCTTGACCTTGGCCCGTCGCTTTGATGCCCGTGCTTTGGACGTGATGGCCAAGTACGACCCGGAGCTGCGCGACAATAACGTCACCGAATGGCGCGCACGCCTGTTGCTACGCCTGGGTCGTTGGGAAGAAGCCTATCAGCTGACCAAACGTATGCCAGCAGACCTGATCAGCACTAACCGCTGGCGCTACTGGCAGGCCCGCAGCCTGCAACTGGCCAAGCCCAACAGCAAAGAGCCCATCCCGCTGTATCAGGCCTTGGCCAAGGAGCGTGACTTCTATGGTTTTATGGCCGCAGATCAGGTCAAAGCGCCCTACCAGCTCAATAACAAACCACTGGCATTGAGTCCGCAAACCATCCAGAAAGTCCGCAACTCTGCTGCTATTCGTCGTGCACTGGAGTTTCACGCCCGTGGCCAGATCGCCGACGGACGCCGCGAGTGGTACAACGTCACCCGCCTGTTCAGCCGTGATGAAATGGTGGCGCAAGCCCGCATCGGTTATGAAATGGGCTGGTATTTCCCTGCGATCCGCGCGATCAGTCAGGCTCAGTACTGGGATGATTTGGATGTTCGCTTCCCAATGGCCCACCGTGACGCCTTGGTTCGCGAAGCCCGCAACCGTGATATTCACTCAAGCTGGGTCTTTGCCATCACCCGTCAAGAAAGCGCCTTTATGGCTGACGCTCGCTCCCACGTAGGCGCCATGGGCCTGATGCAACTGATGCCAGCAACCGCTAAGGAAACCGCCAAACGCTTTGGTATTCCGCTGGCTTCCCCTCAGCAGGCTTTCCGACCTGAAATCAATATTCAGTTGGGTGCAGCCTATTTGAGCCAGATTTACGGACAGTTCAACGGCAACCGTGTACTGGCTTCAGCCGCTTACAACGCCGGGCCGGGCCGCGTACGCCAGTGGCTGCGTGGGGCCAATCACCTGTCTTATGACGTCTGGATCGAGAACATTCCGTTCGACGAAACCCGCCAGTATGTTCAGAACGTTCTGTCTTACTCAGTGATCTACGGCAATAAACTTAATTCGCCACAACCGCTGGTGGCGTGGCACGAGCGCTACTTCGATCAGTAATCGACATCCCTGCACGCCCTCAACGGGCGTGCAGGCTTGCGCGTTACTCGATCACCTCTACCGGCATGCCGGTCACCAGACGCCCCTCCCCACAGGGAACCAGGTTCTGACCGAAATAAATCCCATCGTCACGCTTGCGGTAAGTCATCAGGGTCGTCAGCGGCTCGCGATCTTCACTGCGCTCCCCTGTTTCAGGGTCCAGCGTAGTCATGATGCAACGGGCACAGCCCTTGGCCACACGAAGCTCCATCTCACCGATACGGATGCGCTTCCAGCTGTCTTCGGCATAGGGCTCAGCTCCTGCCACCACCAGATTCGGCCGAAAACGCAGCATCGACAAAGGGCGGCCAACGCGCCGGGAAAGATCGTCCAGCGAAGCCTGGCCAATCAACAGCAATGGAAAGCCGTCAGCAAACGCGACCCGGTCTTCGGCCTGGGCATACTTGGGATAGGCATTGATCACATGCCGTGCTCTGGCGTCGGGCACTTGCACTAATCTGCATGGCCGCTGCAACCAATCACTGAACCATTTGGCAGCCTGATCACCGGCATCCGGCACTTCTAGGGTATCCCGCCAGATAGTGACGCCTTTTAGATTGTCATCTGCACCGGGCACCGCAATCTCAAGCTCAGGCATCCCTGGTGCAGAAACATGCAGCGCTCCATCACCCTGCCAGCGGGCATGCAATTGGGTCATCTGGCTGAGTAAGCGCTGTGTCAGAAAACGTCCAGTTTCAGCGTCAACCACCATCCAACGACGATCACCTTGTACACCCAGCGCCCCCAAAGAAGCCTCTGCAAGGGTCTCGCCCGCGCAGGATTTAATGGGGTAACGATAAAGCTCGGAAAGCTGCAACATGGTGTCGATCTCGGTTAAATGCACTCACTGCTAACTGTAAGTGCAACCGAGACGAAACCCCAACGCTTTCCGTTAACAGACCATGCCTACACTGTCGGGTACAGTAGCTCCAGACGCTCATGAATGACATCAACCAGTTTGTCTGGCTGAAACTTGGAGAGGAAGTTGTCACAGCCGACCTTCTTCACCATTGCAGCGTTAAAGCTGCCGGACAGTGACGTATGCAGCACCACGTACAAATCTCGCATGCGCGGATCATTGCGAATTTCCGTGGTCAGGCGATAGCCGTCCATTTCTGGCATTTCGGCGTCGGTCACCACCATCAACAGTTTCTCGTTGAGGTCGATACCTTCATCTGCCCAAGCCTTGAGCTTATTCCATGCACGCAAGCCATCTGTTGCACAGTGGCAGCGTATATCCAACTGCGACAAGGTGCTCTGTAACTGGGTGATGGCAACACTGGAGTCATCCACCAGCAACACTTCACGCCCCCGGGCATATTCCAACATGGGGTCTGCCAGCTTCTCAGGCGATACTTTGGTGCTCATGGGGGTGATCTCGGCCAGCACCTTTTCCACGTCGATCACCTCGACGATCTGGTCTTCAACCTTAGTGATCGCGGTCAGGTAGTGTTGCCGCCCTGCGCTACCTGGTGGTGGTTGGATGGCTTCCCAGTTGAGGTTAATGATGCGTTCAACCCCACCGACCAGAAAGGCCTGCACTGAGCGGTTATATTCGGTGACGATGATCGTACTGCGCTCATCAGGAACAATCGGACGCATACCAATGGCCTGAGACAGGTCAATCACCGGCAAGGTTTGCCCGCGCAAATTGATAACACCGCAGACAAAGCGATGACGCTGGGGCATCAGCGTCAGCTTTGGTAATTGCAGCACTTCCTGAACTTTGAAAACGTTGATGGCAAACACCTGACGCCCAGTGAGGCGGAACATCAGAATTTCCAGGCGGTTCTCACCCACCAGTTGGGTGCGCTGATCCACCGTATCAAGAATGCCCGCCATCATTTACTCCTGAATTTGCTCGCCACTGGGCTGATTGAATCCTGTTGATCCACTGTATCGGCAGCAGATGGCACCACTGTAATAGATAGCACCAAGCCACTACCTGACCATGCTACACCCCAGCGCGTTTATTCGCGATTATTTGGCGCACCTGCTCCAGTTAACGTGCAGGATGCGGGTAAATGCACACGAAGCGCTGACGGCAGGATCTGAAAACGGGAACGGGTGGTTTCTATGGGTTCTCCGTCTAAATTGAGATCCAAGCCTTCGGGGGCCTCAACTTCTAGCCAAGGCACGCGAGCAGTCACTGCAACACTTTCCACTCCGTTAATACTGCCCGACAGGAATGTGCCCAACGTCCCGACTGCATCCGCTGCTGCCGGAACAATACAGACATCCAGCAGCCCATCATTCACCTGTGCCTGCGGACACAACTGATGTCCACCACCAGCCTGGCGTCCGTTGCCGACCCCGAGTGCCAGCACCTCCCCCTCCCATTGAAAGTCCGGCCCAGTAAAACGGGCAAACGAGGAATGAACTTCTGCAAAACGTGTCAGCCCTGTCAGAAAATAGGCAACACCACCCAGTACGCGCTTGAGGTCTTCAGAGGTATTAGCAGTGACATTGCTGCCAAAGCCACCCGTGGCCATATTCAGGAACACCTGATCATCCACGCTGCCCAGATCAATCAATTGCGCCGGCTGATCCAATAACTCCAGCGCAGCCAACGGCTCAAGCGGCACACCAGCTGCAACGGCAAAATCATTGGCTGTCCCTAACGGCATCAGCACCAGCGAAGCCTGTGTTTTAGCCTTAGCCATCGCTTCAGCCACATCGCGCAAGGTCCCATCACCACCGCCTGCGATCAGGATGGGATACCCCGCCTCTAGCCCCTCGTTAACGATTCGTTGTGCATCGCCCCCTTCCCAAGTCACCCGGACATCCAACTGCCAACCCAGCTCACGGCGCTGCGCCACAGCGGCGCGCACATCCTCGTTCATTGCTTGCTTTCCATGCAGGATCAGCAGTGCTTTGCGTACATCCATCTACAGCTCCTCCTATTTAAACGGCATGCCCATCACCTGACTCAGTATTGCAGAGCTTCCCCATTACGCCTGCAGGTTAGACGAAACCCCAAACACATCTATTTATTCGATTGTTATGCGCAAAAATAAGGCATTTATAATCTAATTAATTTCATGGATCATTACCCCATAAACAGCGGATACGGCAACCCAGCCGTCTCCAATTAGGAGGTTACGCAGATGATCGAAGTACGCCCTTTCAACCAACTTGGCCGTGCCAACCACGGTTGGCTGAATGCCCATTACCACTTTTCGTTCTCTGAGTACTATGACCCAGCTCGCATGAACTGGGGCCCGTTACGCGTATGGAACGACGATGAGATTGCTGCAGGCGGTGGTTTCCCGACTCACCCGCACCGTGACATGGAAATCATCACCTACGTGCGTAAAGGGGCAATCACCCACCGCGACAGTTTGGGCAACCACGGTCGTACTGAAGCGGGTGATGTGCAGGTCATGAGCGCTGGGACAGGTATCGCCCACAGCGAGTTCAACATGGAGAAAGAGACCACCACGCTGTTCCAGATTTGGATTTTCCCGGATAAGACCGGCCTGCAACCATCCTGGGGAACCAAGCCATTCCCCAAAGGAGACCGCTCTGGGAACTTTGTGGTACTAGCAAGCGGCCATGAAGCGGACACGGATGCCCTGAAAATCCGCACCGACGCCCGCGTGGTAGCCGCAACGCTTAATGTTGGTCAGACTGCTGAATACGCTATTGGTGCAAGCCGTAAAGCCTATCTGGTGCCTGCAACCGGCAGCATTGAAGTGAATGGTGTTAAGGCCAGCGCCCGCGATGGTGTTGCGATTGAACAAGAGGAAGTCATTCGCGTGACCGCACTGGAAGAAAGTGAAATCGTTCTAGTAGACGTGGCTTAAAAACCCCACCAAGCGGGGTTCGCCCCGCTTGGTCCTTCACCCTCCAGCAGGCTAAGCCATAGCTAGTTGC
The Pseudomonas mendocina DNA segment above includes these coding regions:
- a CDS encoding transglycosylase SLT domain-containing protein, producing the protein MRAPLLKLLSCLLASTVCLSTAQAATLAQQRLYYDQAKAALAKGDKGPYLRYANELRDYPLEPYLAYDELTARLKSASNEEIEKFITEHGDLPQIGWMKLRWLRWVAERGEWKTFANYYDPGLKFTELDCLYGQYLFNQGMRKEAHAAAEKLWLVGKSQPNACDPLFQRWAADGQLTEEKRWQRAKLAAEARNYGLVTHLSKTLTTLSNQGQLLLQVAQKPELLKQTGRITQTDHATGDVVSLGLRRLARQDPEAALSLLDGYTQRMKFSKDEQVAIAREIGLTLARRFDARALDVMAKYDPELRDNNVTEWRARLLLRLGRWEEAYQLTKRMPADLISTNRWRYWQARSLQLAKPNSKEPIPLYQALAKERDFYGFMAADQVKAPYQLNNKPLALSPQTIQKVRNSAAIRRALEFHARGQIADGRREWYNVTRLFSRDEMVAQARIGYEMGWYFPAIRAISQAQYWDDLDVRFPMAHRDALVREARNRDIHSSWVFAITRQESAFMADARSHVGAMGLMQLMPATAKETAKRFGIPLASPQQAFRPEINIQLGAAYLSQIYGQFNGNRVLASAAYNAGPGRVRQWLRGANHLSYDVWIENIPFDETRQYVQNVLSYSVIYGNKLNSPQPLVAWHERYFDQ
- a CDS encoding MOSC domain-containing protein — translated: MLQLSELYRYPIKSCAGETLAEASLGALGVQGDRRWMVVDAETGRFLTQRLLSQMTQLHARWQGDGALHVSAPGMPELEIAVPGADDNLKGVTIWRDTLEVPDAGDQAAKWFSDWLQRPCRLVQVPDARARHVINAYPKYAQAEDRVAFADGFPLLLIGQASLDDLSRRVGRPLSMLRFRPNLVVAGAEPYAEDSWKRIRIGEMELRVAKGCARCIMTTLDPETGERSEDREPLTTLMTYRKRDDGIYFGQNLVPCGEGRLVTGMPVEVIE
- a CDS encoding chemotaxis protein CheV, with the protein product MAGILDTVDQRTQLVGENRLEILMFRLTGRQVFAINVFKVQEVLQLPKLTLMPQRHRFVCGVINLRGQTLPVIDLSQAIGMRPIVPDERSTIIVTEYNRSVQAFLVGGVERIINLNWEAIQPPPGSAGRQHYLTAITKVEDQIVEVIDVEKVLAEITPMSTKVSPEKLADPMLEYARGREVLLVDDSSVAITQLQSTLSQLDIRCHCATDGLRAWNKLKAWADEGIDLNEKLLMVVTDAEMPEMDGYRLTTEIRNDPRMRDLYVVLHTSLSGSFNAAMVKKVGCDNFLSKFQPDKLVDVIHERLELLYPTV
- the yegS gene encoding lipid kinase YegS; amino-acid sequence: MDVRKALLILHGKQAMNEDVRAAVAQRRELGWQLDVRVTWEGGDAQRIVNEGLEAGYPILIAGGGDGTLRDVAEAMAKAKTQASLVLMPLGTANDFAVAAGVPLEPLAALELLDQPAQLIDLGSVDDQVFLNMATGGFGSNVTANTSEDLKRVLGGVAYFLTGLTRFAEVHSSFARFTGPDFQWEGEVLALGVGNGRQAGGGHQLCPQAQVNDGLLDVCIVPAAADAVGTLGTFLSGSINGVESVAVTARVPWLEVEAPEGLDLNLDGEPIETTRSRFQILPSALRVHLPASCTLTGAGAPNNRE
- a CDS encoding pirin family protein, which codes for MIEVRPFNQLGRANHGWLNAHYHFSFSEYYDPARMNWGPLRVWNDDEIAAGGGFPTHPHRDMEIITYVRKGAITHRDSLGNHGRTEAGDVQVMSAGTGIAHSEFNMEKETTTLFQIWIFPDKTGLQPSWGTKPFPKGDRSGNFVVLASGHEADTDALKIRTDARVVAATLNVGQTAEYAIGASRKAYLVPATGSIEVNGVKASARDGVAIEQEEVIRVTALEESEIVLVDVA